One Mycolicibacterium fortuitum subsp. fortuitum genomic window carries:
- a CDS encoding TetR/AcrR family transcriptional regulator: MSPERTDWLVGGNRRAEAAERIYSAAAELAARDGLDALDIDVLAARVHCSRATIYRHAGGKAQIRDAVLARLAVSIVGEVRRAVDGLSGAERVLTAITVALQRIRCDPMFGLLLASLRGGGVMADLTQSSVPAAFATELTGLGEDDPAAAAWIVRLVLSLLVWPGPDEATELEMLRRFVAPAFG; the protein is encoded by the coding sequence ATGTCTCCGGAGCGGACGGATTGGTTGGTCGGCGGCAACCGGCGCGCCGAGGCCGCCGAGCGCATCTACTCGGCGGCTGCCGAGTTGGCCGCCCGCGACGGGCTCGACGCCCTGGACATCGATGTGTTGGCCGCGCGGGTGCACTGTTCGCGGGCGACGATCTACCGGCACGCGGGCGGCAAGGCGCAGATCCGCGACGCTGTGCTGGCCAGGCTGGCTGTGTCGATCGTGGGGGAGGTGCGCCGCGCGGTCGATGGCCTGAGCGGAGCCGAACGTGTGCTCACCGCGATCACTGTTGCACTGCAACGCATTCGATGTGATCCGATGTTCGGCCTACTACTGGCCTCGCTGCGCGGCGGCGGTGTGATGGCCGATCTCACGCAATCGTCCGTGCCGGCCGCCTTCGCCACCGAGCTCACCGGGCTGGGGGAGGACGATCCGGCAGCTGCGGCGTGGATCGTGCGCCTGGTGTTGTCGTTGCTGGTCTGGCCGGGTCCCGATGAAGCGACCGAGCTGGAGATGCTGCGGCGCTTTGTTGCCCCGGCGTTCGGCTAG
- a CDS encoding cytochrome P450: MLLAHELFEPACLQDPYPLYDRLRAQSPVARVGDSAFFVVSSFEAVLEATARTEDFSSNLTATMWSQPDGTVTAFGMGEPGDPIHVLATADDPIHAAHRKLVLPRMAAKRISELEPFIAATAAELIAEAGEEFEWMSALADRLPMLVVAKLLGLPAHDVERLVSWAYASTQLLDGLVDADQLTASGIAAVELGGYLTDRFTEASANPGEDLLGDLASYCAAERVSQDTAVFMLIQLVGAGGESTASLIGSAVGILSRRPDLAEMLRHDPTMIAPFLEEVLRLESPFRGHYRHVLSDTELAGVSLPTNSHLLLLWGAANRDEAVFENPNEFRLDRPNIKNHLAFGKGGHFCIGAALARLEARIVMSSLLATGSTIRPAGDAEWQPSLLVRRLRHLPLSLR, translated from the coding sequence ATGCTTCTGGCGCACGAACTATTCGAACCGGCCTGCCTGCAGGATCCGTACCCGCTCTACGACCGGCTGCGGGCCCAGTCCCCGGTGGCACGCGTCGGCGACTCGGCGTTCTTCGTGGTGAGTTCGTTCGAAGCCGTCCTCGAAGCCACCGCGCGCACCGAGGACTTCTCGTCGAACCTCACGGCGACCATGTGGTCGCAACCGGACGGCACCGTGACCGCTTTCGGCATGGGTGAGCCGGGCGATCCGATCCATGTGCTGGCCACCGCCGACGATCCGATCCACGCCGCCCATCGCAAATTGGTGCTGCCTCGGATGGCGGCCAAGCGGATCTCCGAGCTCGAGCCGTTCATCGCCGCCACGGCCGCAGAACTCATCGCCGAAGCCGGCGAGGAGTTCGAGTGGATGTCCGCACTGGCCGACCGGCTGCCCATGCTTGTGGTCGCAAAGCTGCTGGGACTACCGGCCCACGATGTCGAACGCCTCGTGAGCTGGGCGTACGCCAGCACCCAGCTTCTCGACGGCTTGGTCGATGCCGACCAGCTGACAGCATCGGGGATCGCGGCGGTCGAACTCGGCGGCTACCTGACCGACCGGTTCACCGAAGCTTCGGCAAACCCCGGCGAGGATCTACTGGGCGACCTGGCCTCGTACTGCGCGGCCGAGCGAGTGTCCCAAGACACGGCAGTGTTCATGCTGATCCAGCTGGTCGGCGCGGGAGGCGAATCGACCGCGTCACTGATCGGTAGCGCCGTCGGGATCCTCAGCCGACGGCCCGACCTGGCCGAGATGCTGCGCCACGATCCCACGATGATCGCGCCATTTCTAGAGGAGGTGTTGCGTCTCGAGTCCCCGTTCCGGGGGCACTATCGCCACGTCTTGTCCGATACCGAACTGGCAGGCGTCTCATTGCCCACAAACAGCCATCTACTGCTGCTGTGGGGCGCGGCCAACCGGGACGAGGCGGTGTTCGAGAACCCGAACGAGTTCCGGCTGGACCGGCCGAACATCAAGAATCACTTGGCATTCGGCAAGGGCGGGCATTTCTGCATCGGGGCCGCACTGGCCCGGCTCGAAGCCCGCATCGTGATGTCGTCGCTACTGGCGACAGGAAGCACCATTCGGCCGGCAGGCGATGCCGAGTGGCAACCCAGCCTGCTGGTGCGCCGCTTACGTCACCTTCCGCTGAGCCTGCGGTGA
- a CDS encoding NAD-dependent epimerase/dehydratase family protein: MSDAVLVTGAFGLVGSAVVKALAAAGRRVVATDLDVPANRKAATALPASVRVRWADLTDSAAVDALVAEVAPAAIIHLAAIIPPFCYMRRELARKVNVDATASLVRAAEAQPTPPRFVHASSIAVYGARNPHHIDDVLTPDTPTNPSDIYGAHKVEAEALVRTSKLDWLILRLGGVMSCEFSVDIDVDLISFESVLPADGRLQTVDVRDVAAAFVAATTVPTETANHEVLLIGGDAATHRHVQSSVGSEAAAAMGIRGGLPIGRPGNPDDDAAWFATDWMDTSRSQEVLGFQQHSWPQLLADTRANAGLKRYPIGLAAPLIRAFLRSKSAYRDYPGQLADPWNAIDKKWGDHRPDRSQA; this comes from the coding sequence ATGTCCGACGCTGTTTTGGTTACCGGCGCGTTCGGTTTGGTGGGCTCTGCCGTGGTGAAAGCGTTGGCCGCCGCTGGACGCAGGGTGGTCGCGACCGACCTCGACGTACCCGCCAACCGCAAGGCAGCGACCGCACTTCCGGCATCCGTACGAGTGCGCTGGGCCGACCTGACCGATTCTGCGGCGGTCGACGCACTGGTGGCCGAGGTCGCCCCGGCCGCGATCATCCACCTCGCCGCTATCATCCCGCCGTTCTGCTACATGCGCCGTGAACTGGCCCGCAAGGTCAACGTCGACGCCACCGCCTCGCTGGTGCGGGCCGCCGAGGCCCAGCCCACGCCGCCCCGGTTCGTGCACGCTTCCAGCATCGCCGTCTACGGCGCCCGCAATCCCCACCACATCGATGACGTGCTGACGCCGGACACCCCGACCAATCCGTCCGACATCTACGGAGCGCACAAGGTCGAGGCCGAGGCCCTGGTGCGGACCTCGAAACTGGACTGGCTGATCCTGCGCCTCGGCGGGGTGATGAGCTGCGAGTTCAGCGTCGACATCGACGTCGACCTCATCTCGTTCGAGAGTGTGCTTCCTGCCGACGGGCGCCTGCAGACCGTCGACGTGCGCGACGTCGCGGCGGCCTTCGTGGCAGCCACCACGGTCCCGACCGAGACGGCCAACCACGAGGTGTTGTTGATCGGCGGTGACGCCGCAACGCACCGTCACGTTCAGTCCTCGGTCGGTTCGGAAGCGGCGGCCGCGATGGGAATCAGGGGCGGCCTGCCCATCGGGCGGCCCGGCAATCCCGACGACGACGCCGCCTGGTTCGCCACCGACTGGATGGACACCAGCCGCTCGCAGGAAGTGCTCGGGTTTCAGCAGCACTCCTGGCCGCAGCTACTGGCCGACACCAGGGCCAACGCCGGGTTGAAGCGATATCCGATCGGGCTGGCCGCGCCGTTGATCCGGGCATTCCTGAGGTCGAAATCCGCCTACAGGGACTATCCAGGGCAGTTGGCCGATCCGTGGAACGCGATCGACAAGAAGTGGGGCGACCACCGACCGGACAGGAGTCAAGCATGA
- a CDS encoding SDR family NAD(P)-dependent oxidoreductase, with amino-acid sequence MTTERVAIVIGGASGIGWASAQALAAEGCRIVVADRDADAAAARAAQLGAPHTSSYVDVTDEAAVEKLFESVGPVDIVINCAGFSNVGLITDLAVEDFRSVVDVCLNGGFIVAKHAGRNLPEGGVLVSISSLNGRQPAAGMSAYCAAKAGLSMLTQVAALEMGPRGIRVNAIAPGFVKTPLTDPAAMIPGVVEEYVENTALGRSGTPEDIAAAVVFLCSPQASWLTGEVLDLNGGAHLKRYPDILGHVMRLAQA; translated from the coding sequence ATGACCACGGAACGCGTGGCGATCGTCATCGGCGGGGCCTCGGGAATCGGCTGGGCCAGTGCGCAGGCCTTGGCCGCCGAAGGCTGCCGCATCGTCGTGGCCGACCGTGACGCCGACGCCGCCGCGGCCCGTGCCGCTCAGCTCGGTGCACCGCACACCAGCTCCTATGTCGACGTCACCGACGAGGCTGCGGTGGAGAAGCTGTTCGAGTCCGTCGGACCGGTCGACATAGTGATCAACTGCGCCGGATTCAGCAATGTCGGGCTGATCACCGACCTGGCGGTCGAGGACTTCCGCTCTGTCGTCGACGTCTGCCTCAACGGCGGGTTCATCGTCGCCAAACACGCAGGCCGCAACCTGCCCGAAGGCGGTGTCCTGGTATCGATTTCGTCGCTCAACGGACGCCAGCCGGCGGCCGGCATGAGCGCGTACTGCGCAGCCAAGGCCGGGTTGTCGATGCTGACGCAGGTGGCCGCCCTCGAGATGGGGCCGCGTGGCATCCGCGTCAACGCGATCGCGCCGGGATTCGTGAAGACGCCGCTGACCGATCCCGCCGCGATGATCCCCGGCGTGGTCGAGGAGTACGTCGAGAACACCGCGCTGGGCCGCAGCGGAACACCCGAGGACATCGCGGCCGCCGTGGTGTTCCTGTGTTCACCGCAGGCGTCGTGGCTCACCGGCGAGGTGCTCGACCTCAACGGGGGCGCGCACCTCAAGCGCTACCCGGACATCCTCGGACATGTGATGAGGCTGGCCCAGGCGTGA
- a CDS encoding SDR family NAD(P)-dependent oxidoreductase, with protein MTFAGKQAIVTGGGSGIGAALCRALSSAGADVLCTDIDEAAAARTAAPLGARSARLDVTDAAAVQAAVDGVVDRAGRLDLMFNNAGIVWGGDTELLTLDQWNAIIDINVRGVVHGVTAAYPQMIRQGHGHIVNTASMAGLAAAGQLTSYVMTKHAVVGLSLALRSEAAAHGVGVLAVCPAAVETPILDKGAVGGFVGRDYFLQGQGVKTAYDADRLAADTLRAVERNKAILVKPRRAHASWLFARLAPRLMQRLSMRFVAAQRASQATNAGSGLDPD; from the coding sequence GTGACCTTCGCCGGTAAGCAGGCGATCGTCACCGGCGGGGGTTCCGGTATCGGCGCGGCGCTGTGCCGCGCGCTGTCGTCCGCGGGCGCCGACGTGCTCTGCACCGACATCGACGAGGCTGCGGCAGCTCGTACGGCCGCACCGCTGGGTGCCCGGTCGGCACGCTTGGATGTCACCGACGCGGCCGCCGTCCAGGCCGCGGTCGACGGTGTCGTGGATCGGGCCGGTCGGCTCGACCTGATGTTCAACAACGCGGGCATCGTGTGGGGCGGGGATACCGAACTGCTGACGCTGGACCAGTGGAACGCCATCATCGACATCAATGTGCGCGGCGTCGTCCATGGTGTGACAGCGGCGTATCCGCAGATGATCAGGCAGGGCCACGGCCACATCGTCAACACCGCCTCGATGGCGGGCCTGGCCGCGGCGGGGCAGCTGACGAGCTATGTGATGACCAAGCACGCCGTCGTGGGGCTGTCGCTGGCGTTGCGTTCGGAGGCGGCCGCCCACGGTGTGGGCGTGCTGGCGGTATGCCCGGCCGCCGTCGAGACACCGATTCTGGACAAGGGTGCGGTCGGTGGCTTCGTGGGCCGCGACTACTTCCTGCAGGGCCAGGGGGTCAAGACCGCCTACGACGCCGACCGGCTGGCCGCCGACACCCTGCGCGCCGTCGAGCGGAACAAGGCCATCCTGGTCAAACCCCGTCGCGCCCATGCCTCCTGGCTCTTCGCCCGGTTGGCCCCGAGACTCATGCAGCGGCTCTCGATGCGGTTCGTGGCGGCACAGCGGGCCAGTCAGGCCACCAACGCCGGTTCCGGCCTCGATCCGGACTGA
- a CDS encoding AI-2E family transporter, translated as MKDEFTLTQKRALAVVTVLAVLLGAYFLRGFFVLIVMAAVGAYLFTPLYQRFQRRLGTGLSATLTVLVAILMVIIPVALVVFMAIVQVTQLVNTVSTWIADTDISTLGDRALQLVNSLLGRVPFLDIHLTADSLRDTVVKLSQHLGEWLLGILQGAVGGMVGAITGSIIFLYVFISMLVNNADMATLIRRLNPLGEEITDLYLAKTGAMVKGTVKGQFVIALCQGVAGAISIYVAGFHNGFFVFAILLTALSVIPLGGGIVTIPFGIGMMFFGNIVGGLFVVVFHLLVVTNIDNVLRPWLVPKAARLDPALMLLAVFAGISMFGFFGLVIGPVLMIIIVTTVSVYLAVFKGVELETTEPDEPGRRPWRRLWDWIQKRLGGEKAAPRAEAEAKPSNAQ; from the coding sequence ATGAAAGACGAGTTCACCCTCACCCAGAAGCGGGCACTGGCAGTCGTCACGGTGCTCGCCGTGCTGCTCGGCGCCTACTTCCTGCGTGGCTTTTTCGTTCTGATCGTGATGGCCGCGGTCGGCGCCTATCTGTTCACCCCGCTCTATCAACGGTTTCAGCGCCGCCTGGGCACCGGCCTCTCGGCGACGCTGACGGTTCTGGTCGCCATCCTGATGGTGATCATCCCGGTCGCGCTCGTGGTGTTCATGGCAATCGTGCAGGTGACCCAGTTGGTCAACACCGTCAGCACCTGGATCGCCGACACCGATATCAGCACGCTCGGCGACCGGGCCCTGCAACTGGTCAACTCGCTGCTGGGCCGGGTGCCGTTCCTGGACATCCACCTCACCGCGGATTCGTTGCGCGACACCGTGGTCAAGCTTTCTCAACACCTGGGTGAGTGGCTGCTGGGCATCCTGCAGGGCGCGGTGGGCGGCATGGTCGGTGCGATCACCGGGTCCATCATCTTCCTCTACGTGTTCATCTCGATGCTGGTCAACAACGCCGACATGGCCACGCTGATCCGCCGGCTGAACCCGCTGGGCGAAGAGATCACCGATCTGTACCTGGCCAAGACCGGCGCCATGGTGAAGGGAACGGTCAAGGGCCAGTTCGTGATCGCGTTGTGCCAGGGCGTGGCCGGCGCCATCTCGATCTATGTCGCCGGCTTCCACAACGGGTTCTTCGTCTTCGCGATCCTGTTGACCGCGCTGTCGGTGATCCCGCTCGGCGGCGGCATCGTCACGATCCCGTTCGGCATCGGAATGATGTTCTTCGGCAACATCGTCGGCGGCCTATTCGTGGTGGTGTTCCACCTCTTGGTGGTCACCAACATCGATAACGTGCTGCGGCCGTGGCTGGTGCCCAAGGCGGCCCGGCTGGACCCCGCGCTGATGCTGCTGGCGGTGTTCGCCGGCATCTCGATGTTCGGGTTCTTCGGTCTGGTGATCGGACCGGTGCTGATGATCATCATCGTCACCACCGTCAGCGTCTACCTGGCGGTCTTCAAGGGCGTCGAGCTGGAGACGACCGAGCCCGACGAACCGGGCCGGCGCCCGTGGCGGCGATTGTGGGACTGGATCCAGAAACGGCTCGGGGGCGAGAAGGCCGCACCCCGAGCCGAAGCCGAAGCTAAGCCGTCAAACGCTCAGTGA
- a CDS encoding dienelactone hydrolase family protein — protein MSSPVADLSGWTATPFTAAGQTYDVYRKGAGPGVVLIPEIPGLHPGVLALGNHLVDNGFTVAAPSLFGTPGAAAVRPGAIGVMVKACVTREFSAFATNADRPVAHYLRALARDLNAKTPGKGVGVIGQCFTGGFALAAAVDDSVLAPVLSQPSVPIALTAAQKRDPGMSEAELKVVEQRVANDGLCALALRFSQDKLAPGERFATLKARLGDAFEVIEINSKKGNIDGIPASAHSVLTDQVREVDGHPAYEARKRVVAFLTERLTA, from the coding sequence TTGTCGTCGCCAGTTGCAGATCTCTCCGGGTGGACCGCCACCCCCTTCACCGCCGCCGGCCAGACCTATGACGTGTACCGCAAAGGTGCTGGTCCCGGGGTGGTCTTGATTCCCGAAATTCCCGGTCTGCATCCCGGGGTTCTCGCGCTGGGTAACCATCTCGTCGACAACGGCTTCACGGTCGCCGCTCCGTCGCTGTTCGGCACCCCCGGTGCGGCCGCGGTACGCCCTGGCGCCATCGGAGTCATGGTGAAAGCGTGTGTGACACGGGAGTTTTCGGCATTCGCGACGAATGCGGACCGTCCAGTCGCACATTACCTCCGAGCGCTGGCCCGCGATCTCAACGCCAAGACACCCGGCAAGGGCGTCGGCGTCATCGGGCAGTGCTTCACCGGGGGCTTCGCTCTCGCCGCCGCGGTGGACGACAGTGTGCTGGCGCCGGTGTTGAGCCAACCTTCGGTGCCGATCGCCCTGACTGCCGCGCAGAAACGCGATCCGGGTATGTCGGAGGCCGAGCTCAAGGTCGTCGAACAGCGTGTCGCCAATGACGGCCTGTGCGCGCTGGCGCTGCGGTTCAGCCAGGACAAGTTGGCGCCGGGGGAGCGGTTCGCAACGCTCAAGGCGCGTCTCGGCGACGCATTCGAGGTCATCGAGATCAACTCGAAAAAGGGAAACATCGATGGCATCCCGGCGTCCGCGCACTCGGTGCTCACCGACCAGGTGCGCGAGGTCGACGGGCATCCCGCCTACGAGGCACGCAAACGAGTGGTGGCCTTCCTCACTGAGCGTTTGACGGCTTAG
- a CDS encoding DUF4245 domain-containing protein, with the protein MSTEPTSEPTPAPRPEKSRLLQDGRDMFWSMAPLVVACIVLAGMLGMCSIQAGGPGAGPAPEFDAPAALQADADTLKIPIRMPQLPEGWQPNSGSRHGIDGGLTLPDGQRGRAVSSRIGYLAPTGKYLSLTQSNADEAALVASIKPDSYASGTQDVDGVTWVVYESSDPEPVWTTRLSGPAQVAITGAGGTDEYRTLASATQKQSPLPIKRP; encoded by the coding sequence ATGTCCACTGAGCCGACGTCTGAGCCAACCCCGGCTCCGAGACCTGAAAAATCCCGGTTACTGCAGGACGGCCGGGACATGTTCTGGTCGATGGCGCCGCTGGTGGTGGCCTGCATCGTGCTGGCCGGGATGCTGGGAATGTGTTCCATTCAGGCAGGTGGCCCCGGGGCCGGACCAGCCCCGGAATTCGATGCACCTGCGGCCCTGCAGGCCGACGCCGACACACTGAAGATCCCGATTCGGATGCCCCAGCTGCCCGAAGGCTGGCAGCCCAACTCCGGCAGCCGCCACGGCATCGACGGCGGGCTGACGCTGCCCGACGGCCAGCGTGGCCGGGCAGTGTCCTCACGTATCGGCTACCTGGCACCCACCGGCAAGTATCTGAGCCTGACCCAGAGCAATGCCGACGAGGCTGCCCTGGTGGCCTCGATCAAACCGGATTCGTACGCGTCCGGCACCCAGGACGTCGACGGCGTGACCTGGGTGGTCTACGAGAGCAGCGACCCGGAACCGGTGTGGACGACGAGGCTGAGCGGGCCGGCGCAGGTGGCCATCACCGGAGCCGGTGGTACCGATGAGTACCGTACGCTTGCGAGTGCGACGCAGAAGCAGTCGCCGCTGCCGATCAAGAGGCCGTGA
- the glpX gene encoding class II fructose-bisphosphatase codes for MSPTRGEAPDRNLALELVRVTEAGAMAAGRWVGRGDKEGGDGAAVDAMRELVNSVSMRGVVVIGEGEKDEAPMLFNGEEVGNGDGPECDFAVDPVDGTTLMSKGMPNAISVLAVAERGAMFDPSAVFYMNKIAVGPDCADAIDITAPIGENIRRVAKVRGASVSDLTVCILDRPRHAQLIDDARSAGARIRLITDGDVAGAISACRPNSGTDILAGIGGTPEGIIAAAAIRCMGGAIQAQLAPTDDAERQKAIDAGYDLDQVLSTDDLVSGENVFFCATGVTDGDLLKGVQYYPGGCTTQSIVMRSKSGTVRMIEAYHRLTKLNEYSAIDFTGDKTAAYPLP; via the coding sequence ATGAGTCCCACGCGGGGGGAAGCCCCGGATCGCAACCTTGCCCTCGAACTCGTCCGGGTGACCGAGGCCGGTGCCATGGCAGCTGGCCGCTGGGTCGGCCGCGGTGACAAGGAAGGCGGCGACGGGGCCGCCGTCGACGCCATGCGCGAGCTGGTCAACTCGGTCTCGATGCGCGGCGTCGTGGTGATCGGCGAGGGCGAGAAAGACGAAGCACCGATGCTCTTCAACGGTGAAGAGGTCGGCAACGGCGACGGCCCGGAGTGCGACTTCGCGGTCGACCCGGTCGACGGCACCACGCTGATGAGCAAGGGCATGCCCAACGCCATCTCGGTGCTCGCGGTTGCCGAGCGCGGCGCCATGTTCGATCCGTCAGCGGTGTTCTACATGAACAAGATCGCCGTCGGCCCCGACTGCGCCGACGCCATCGACATCACCGCGCCCATCGGCGAGAACATCCGCCGGGTGGCCAAGGTTCGCGGCGCCTCGGTCAGCGACCTGACGGTGTGCATCCTGGACCGTCCGCGCCACGCCCAGCTGATCGACGATGCCCGCTCCGCCGGCGCCCGTATCCGGCTGATCACCGACGGCGACGTCGCCGGCGCGATCTCGGCCTGCCGCCCCAACTCCGGCACCGACATCCTGGCCGGCATCGGCGGCACCCCCGAGGGCATCATCGCCGCGGCCGCGATCCGCTGTATGGGTGGCGCGATCCAGGCCCAGCTCGCACCGACCGACGACGCCGAACGCCAGAAGGCCATCGACGCCGGCTACGACCTGGACCAGGTGCTCTCGACCGACGACCTGGTCTCGGGCGAGAACGTCTTCTTCTGCGCCACCGGCGTCACCGACGGAGACCTGCTCAAGGGCGTGCAGTACTACCCGGGTGGATGCACCACCCAGTCCATCGTGATGCGGTCGAAGTCCGGCACCGTCCGGATGATCGAGGCCTACCACCGGCTGACCAAACTCAACGAGTACTCCGCCATCGACTTCACCGGCGACAAGACCGCCGCCTACCCGCTCCCCTAA
- a CDS encoding class II fumarate hydratase produces MSTDTDNAVEYRIEHDTMGEVRVPVNALWRAQTQRAVENFPISFRGLERTQIRALGLLKAACAQVNKDLGLLAADKADAIIAAAGEIADGLHDDQFPIDVFQTGSGTSSNMNANEVIASIAARNGVTVHPNDDVNMSQSSNDTFPTATHIAATEAAVRHLIPALEVLHASLAAKAKQWKTVVKSGRTHLMDAVPVTLGQEFGGYARQIEAGIERVKATLPRLGELAIGGTAVGTGLNAPDGFGAKVVEVLVNQTGLAELRTAADSFEAQAARDGLVEASGALKTIAASLTKIANDVRWMGSGPLTGLGEIQLPDLQPGSSIMPGKVNPVLPEAVTQVAAQVIGNDAAVTVGGLSGAFELNVYIPMMARNVLESFNLLANVSRLFAEKCIDGLVANEEHLRTLAESSPSIVTPLNSAIGYEEAAKVAKQALKEKKTIRQTVIDRGLIGEKLSEAELDKRLDVLAMAKVKPGE; encoded by the coding sequence ATGAGCACCGACACCGACAATGCTGTCGAGTACCGCATCGAGCACGACACCATGGGCGAGGTCCGGGTCCCGGTCAACGCTCTGTGGCGGGCACAGACCCAGCGGGCTGTGGAGAACTTCCCGATCTCCTTCCGCGGGCTCGAGCGCACCCAGATCCGCGCGCTCGGTCTGCTGAAGGCTGCCTGCGCGCAGGTCAACAAGGACCTGGGCCTGCTGGCCGCCGACAAGGCCGACGCGATCATCGCCGCGGCCGGCGAGATCGCCGACGGGCTTCACGACGATCAGTTCCCGATCGACGTGTTCCAGACCGGCTCGGGCACCAGCTCCAACATGAACGCCAACGAGGTCATCGCCTCGATCGCCGCTCGTAACGGCGTGACTGTTCACCCCAACGACGACGTGAACATGTCGCAGAGCTCCAACGACACGTTCCCGACCGCCACCCACATCGCGGCCACCGAAGCTGCTGTGCGCCACCTGATCCCGGCGCTGGAGGTGCTGCACGCCTCGCTGGCCGCCAAGGCCAAGCAGTGGAAGACCGTGGTCAAGTCCGGCCGCACCCACCTGATGGACGCGGTGCCGGTGACGCTGGGCCAGGAGTTCGGCGGTTACGCCCGTCAGATCGAGGCCGGCATCGAGCGGGTCAAGGCCACCCTGCCCCGCCTCGGTGAGCTCGCCATCGGCGGAACCGCCGTGGGTACCGGGCTCAACGCGCCCGACGGCTTCGGCGCCAAGGTGGTCGAGGTGCTGGTCAACCAGACCGGCCTGGCCGAACTGCGCACCGCCGCGGACTCGTTCGAGGCACAGGCCGCCCGCGACGGGCTGGTCGAGGCGTCCGGCGCGCTGAAGACCATCGCCGCCTCGCTGACCAAGATCGCCAACGACGTGCGCTGGATGGGTTCGGGTCCGCTGACCGGCCTGGGCGAGATCCAGCTGCCGGATCTGCAGCCGGGCAGCTCGATCATGCCGGGCAAGGTCAATCCCGTTCTGCCCGAGGCGGTTACCCAGGTGGCCGCCCAGGTCATCGGCAACGACGCCGCCGTCACCGTCGGCGGTCTGTCGGGTGCGTTCGAGCTGAACGTGTACATCCCGATGATGGCCCGCAACGTGCTGGAGTCGTTCAACCTGCTGGCCAACGTTTCTCGGCTGTTCGCCGAGAAGTGCATCGACGGCCTGGTGGCCAACGAGGAGCACCTGCGCACCCTGGCCGAGTCCTCCCCCTCGATCGTGACGCCGCTGAACTCGGCGATCGGCTACGAGGAGGCCGCCAAGGTCGCCAAGCAGGCGCTGAAGGAGAAGAAGACCATCCGCCAGACCGTGATCGACCGCGGCCTGATCGGCGAAAAGCTCAGCGAGGCCGAGCTGGACAAGCGCCTCGACGTGCTGGCGATGGCCAAGGTCAAGCCCGGCGAATAG